The Cellulomonas oligotrophica sequence CCGTCCGCTCGAGATCGAGCCGGCCGAGGACTCGCGCGGCGTGCGGCGCAAGGGCTACCGCGCCGACGCCCTGCGCCAGCGTCTGTCCCGGGTGTTCTACGAGGACCGGATCGAGCCCGTGACCCCGGCCGAGCTCGAGGCGGCGCACTCGCACGGCGACCACGACGCGCTGGGCTCCGACCAGGAGAAGGCCCCGGCCGAGCTCCTGGCCGGCGGCGCACCGGTCGGCGGCGGGACGCACCTCGTCGCAGGTCCGAGCGATGAGACGGGACCCGACGCGCGGAACAGCTGATCCTGGGTGAGAGTTGACCAGGGATGACGGACCCCTTCGCGGTGTCCGCCCACCACGGTGGGTGGGCACCGCGAAGGCGTTTCAGGGATGCCGCGGCGCTCGTCTGCGGCCCGATGCAGGAGAGGCAACCAGATGGCTGACTACACGCTCCCCGACCTGCCCTACGACTATGCGGCGCTCGAGCCGCACATCTCGGGGCGGATCATGGAGCTGCACCACGACAAGCACCACGCCGCCTACGTGGCAGGGGCCAACGCCGCGCTGGAGAAGCTCGCGGAGGCACGCGAGTCCGGTGACTTCGCCACGGTCAACCTGCAGGAGAAGAACCTCGCGTTCAACCTCGGGGGGCACGTCAACCACTCGGTGTTCTGGCAGAACCTCTCCCCCGAGGGCGGTGACCGTCCCACCGGCGAGCTCGCCGCTGCGATCGACGAGTTCTTCGGCTCGTTCGAGGGCTTCCAGAAGCACTTCGCGGCCAACGCCCTCGGCATCCAGGGCTCGGGCTGGTCGATCCTCGGCTGGGACTCCGTCGGGCAGAAGCTCGCGATCTTCCAGCTCTACGACCAGCAGAGCAACTACCCCCTGGGCCTCGTCCCGATCGTCGTGCTCGACATGTGGGAGCACGCCTTCTACCTCGACTACGTCAACGTCAAGGCCGACTACGTCAAGGCCTGGTGGAACATCGTCAGCTGGGCCGACGCGGCCGAGCGCTTCGCGCGCGCCCGCACGCAGACGGCCGGGCTCATCGTCCCCGCCTGACGACGCACGCCGCGCTCCGTGCCGCCCGACGGCACGGGCCCGCCTCACCGACAGCCGCTCGCCCCTCGGGTGAGCGGCTGTCGGCGTCTGCGCGTGGGACGAGGCGGGCCCGGGTCGGCACGGTCTGCATGCCCGCCTCAGAGGGCGCGGCCAGCCCCTGCGCGCCTCTGAGGCAGGCTCTAGGAGCCGCGCACGACGGGCCGGCAGGAACCCGCCGCCAGGCGGTCCGAGGGACGCGACCAGAGGCACACAGCCGGGGCCCGGCACCATGTCGGTGCCGGGCCCCGGTGTGCATGCCCCGCAGGGGCGACGCCGTCCTGACGTCAGTGCGCGTGCTGGCCGCGGGAGTACTCGAACACCCAGCCGACGAGGCCGATGGCACCGAGCGCCGTCGCGGGGGCCATGAGCCACCAGCCCACGGCCAGCGCGACGAAGGCGATGGATGCCGCCAGTGCGATGACCAGGGGCCACCAGCTCCACGGGCTGAAGACGCCCTGGTTGCCGGCACCCTGCTCGATGTCGCCGAGCTCGTCGTCCTCGGGGCGAGGGTCGATGCGCCGCGCCAGGAGCGCGAAGTAGCCGCCGATCATGCCGACGAGGCCACCGACGAGCGGGATGCCCACGGTCCCGACGGGCTCGCCGTCCGACCAGAGGCCGTAGATGAGGCCGACCGGGAAGAAGAACAGGATCCCGTAGAGGAAGAGCTTCGCCTCGATCTTCATCGCTGGTCCTCCGGACGGTCCTCGGGGCGGTCATCGGCGATCGTGGTCGTCGACTGCTCCTGCTCGCCGGTGCCGTTCTCGACCCGGCGGTTGGCCTCGCTCACCTCACCGGTGCGCTGCGCCTCCCAGTCGAACGGGCCCGGGTCGGGCTCGACGTGGTCCATGGCGGCGACCTCGGGGTGGTGCAGGTCGAACGCGGGACGCTCCGAGCGGATGCGCGGCAGCGACGTGAAGTTGTGCCGCGGCGGTGGGCAGCTCGTCGCCCACTCGAGGGACGCGCCGTAGCCCCACGGGTCGTCCACGGTGACCTTCGGCGCCTTGCGCCACGTGATGTAGACGTTCCAGAGGAACGGCAGCGTCGAGGCCGCCAGGACGACCGAGCCGATCGTCGACAGCTGGTTCATCCACGTGAAGCCGTCCGCCGGCGAGTAGTCCACGTACCGGCGCGGCATGCCGATGACGCCGAGCCAGTGCTGCACGAGGAAGGTGGTGTGGAACCCGAAGAACAGGACCCAGAAGTGGATCTTCCCGAGGCGCTCGTCGAGCATGCGCCCCGTGAACTTGGGCCACCAGAAGTAGAACCCGGCGAACATGGCGAACACGACGGTGCCGAACACCACGTAGTGGAAGTGCGCCACGACGAAGTAGGTGTCGGACAGGTGGAAGTCGAGCGCCGGGCTCGACAGGATCACGCCGGTGAGCCCGCCGAAGAGGAAGGTCACGAGGAAGCCGATGGTCCACAGCATCGGCGTCTCGAACGTGATCTTCCCGCGCCACATCGTGCCGATCCAGTTGAAGAACTTCACCCCGGTGGGCACGGCGATGAGCATCGTCATGAAGGAGAAGAACGGCAGCAGGACCGCGCCGGTCACGTACATGTGGTGCGCCCACACGGTGACCGACAGCGCCGCGATCGCGATCGTCGCGTAGACCAGGCCCTTGTAGCCGAAGACCGGCTTGCGGCTGAACACCGGCAGGATCTCGGTGACGATGCCGAAGAACGGCAGGGCGATGATGTAGACCTCGGGGTGCCCGAAGAACCAGAACAGGTGCTGCCAGAGCAGCGCACCGCCGTTGTCGGGGTTGAACACCTGGGCGCCGAGCCGCCGGTCCGCGCCGAGGGCGAACAGCGCCGCGGCCAGGGGCGGGAACGCCATGAGCACGAGCAGCGACGTCACCAGCGTGTTCCAGGTGAAGATCGGCATCCGGAACATCGTCATGCCGGGCGCGCGCATCGTGACGATCGTGGTGATGAAGTTGACGGCCCCGAGGATGGTGCCGAACCCGCCGAGGGCGAGGCCGAACACCCACAGGTCTCCCCCGACCCCTGGTGAGTACACGGTGCTCGACAGCGGCGCGTAGGCGAACCACCCGAACGAGGCGGCGCCCTGCGGCGTGAGGAACCCGGCGGCGGCGATCAGACCGCCGAAGAGGTACAGCCAGTACGCGAACATGTTGAGCCGCGGGAACGCGACGTCGGGCGCGCCGATCTGCAGCGGCATGATGATGTTGGCGAAGCCGGCGAACAGCGGCGTCGCGAACAGCAGCAGCATGATCGTGCCGTGCATCGTGAACGCCTGGTTGTACTGCTCCTTGGACTGGAAGATGTCCACCCCGGGAGCGAAGAGCTCGGCGCGGATCAGCAGCGCCAGGATGCCGCCGATCGCGAACCACACGAACGACGTGATCAGGTACATGTACCCGATCGTCTTGTGGTCCGTCGACGTCATCCACTTGACGATCGTGCGGCCCAGGGTCTGGCGCTGGGGCGCCAGACCGGGGATCACCTCGGTGTGCGCTGCCATCAGTCCTCGACCTCCGCGACGTCGTTCAGGTCCTGCTGACGGCTGTACTCCAGGCCGAGGGCGCCCGTCTGGCCCTGGTCCCGCAGCTCCTGCATGTGGGCGTCGTACTCCTCGCGGGAGACGACCTCGACGTTGAACAGCATCGCCGAGTGCTCCTCGCCGCAGAGCTCGGCGCACTTGCCGACGTAGCTGCCCTCACGCGTCGGGGTGACCTGGAAGGTGTTGGTGTGCCCGGGGATCATGTCCATCTTGAACAGGAACGCCGGCACCCAGAAGGAGTGGATGACGTCGCGCGAGTCGACGGTGAACTCCACCCGCTCGTCGACGGGCAGGTACAGCGTGACCTGCTCGCCCAGGACCGACTCGTCGGAGCCGATGTCCTGCGCGTGCTGGCCCGTCTCGTAGACGTCCTCGTCGAGGTAGTTGAAGTCCCAGCTCCACTGCTTGCCGATGACCTGGATGTTCACGTCGGGCTCGGCGGACGTGTCCGTCAACGCCATGGTGTCGCGGTTCGTGTAGTAGAAGAGCACGCCGACCATGACGATCGGCAGGATCACGTACATGACCTCGAGCGGCACGTGGTAGCGCAGCTGGACGGGGAGCGTGTCGTCGTCCTTGCGCTTGCGGTAGACCGCGACGCACCACAGGATCAGCCCCCACGTGATGGCGCCGACCGCGAGGGCGGCGATCCACGAGCCGACCCACAGGGAGACGACGCGACCGGTCTGGTCGGTGACCTCCTGGTCGGAGTAGCCGGGGAGCCAGCCACGCTGGACCACGTCGGAGCAGCCGCTGAGCACGAGCGCGGCGACCGTGACCAGCACGGCGGCGGCCACGGCTCGGCGTGTGCGGCGGGGGGAATCCGGGTGCACGGGGGGCCTTCCACTCTCGTCCCGCTGACCTGGCGCCCATCTCCGGGCGCGGGGCCGTTGGGACCTTCGTCCTCGACCCGTGCAGCGTAGCGCGCCGTGCCGCGGATCACGTCCTCCGGGGCGCGGATGACGACGCCGTGTCAGCACCGTCACACCCGAGGCCCGGCGCAGGACGACGAGCGGCACCCGACCGGGGCGACGCGCTAGCGTGCCGAGGTGAGCGACGCACCCCCTCCTCCGCGCACCGTCCTGGACGTCGCCGGGCACGCTCCCCTGCGCCCGGGCGCCCGGCAGGCGCTGCTCGAGGCCGTCGAGCAGGGCTGGGCCGACCCGCGCCGCCTGTTCGCCGAGGCGCGCCGCGCCCGGATGCTCCTCGACGGCGCCCGCGAGGCCGTCGCCGGCGTGCTCGGCGTGCGGACGTCGGAGGTCGACCTCGCCCCGTCGCACACGGCCGCGCTGCACTCGGCGGTCCGCACCGTCGCCCGGGGGCGGCGCCGGGTCGGCACCGACGTCGTGGTCAGCGCGGTCGAGCGCGCGTCCGTGCACGCCGCCGCCGCGCACGCGACCGCGGCGCACGGGGGTCAGGTGCGCACCGTCGGCGTCGACGGGTCCGGCCGGGTCGACCTCGACGCGTTCACCCGCGCGCTGCAGGGGCCCGTCGCCCTGGCCGCGCTGCAGCACGCCAACGGCGAGGTCGGCACCCTCCAGCCCGTCGAGGCCGCCCACGACGCGGCCCGCGCCGCCGGTGTGCCGCTGCTCGTCGACGCGGGCGCGAGCGTCGGGCACGTCGCGGTGGGACCCTGCGGCGACCTGGTCGCCGCGGACGCCGGCGACTGGGGCGGGCCCGCCGGCGTCGGCGTCCTCGTCACCCGCACCGGGGTGCGCCGCTCCCCGGACGGTCCTGAGGACGAGGACCGGTGGTTCCCGGGCGGCACGTGGGTCCCGCTCGCGCTGGCCGCGGCGGTCGCGCTGCAGGAGGCCGAGGCGGGGCGGGCGGACGCCGACGCGCACCGCCGGGCCCTGGTCGCCCGTGTGCGCGATCACGTCGCGGCGCACGTCCCCGACGTGGAGGTCGTCGGCGACGCCGTGGACCGGCTCCCGCACGTCGTGACGTTCTCGTGCCTGTTCGTCGACGGCGAGGCGCTCGTGACGCGCCTGGACCAGGAGGGGATCGGCGTGGGTTCCGGGTCGGCGTGCACGTCGAGCGCGCTCGAGCCCAGCCACGTGCTGGCGGCGATGGGCGTGCTCACGCACGGCAACGTCCGGCTCTCGCTGCCCGTCGACGTGCGCGCCGGCGACGTGGACCGGTTCCTCGACGTCCTGCCCCGGGCCGTCGCCGACGTGCGGTCGACGCTCGGGGCGCAGGGCCTGTGACCCCCGCCGGGACGGACACCGACGCACCCGTGGTGGTCGACGCACGGGGTCTGCGCTGCCCGCTGCCCGTCGTGCGCGCCGCTGCCGCCGCCCGCGACCGGCCGGGGGGCACGGTCCTCACCGTCCTGGCGACGGACCCGGCGGCCGCCCTGGACCTGCCCGCGTGGGCGCGCATGCGGGGTCACGCGCTGCTGGACGTGCGCGAGCCCGGCCCGGGGCGCGCGGCGTGGGAGGTCGACGTCCGGCTCGCAGCGCCACCGTCACCCTGACGTCCCGGCAGCGTTCCCGCACCGGTCGACGACCTCCGCGTGCCGCGCCCCGGGGACGACGACGGCCCACGACCGAGGGTCGTGGGCCGTCGAGCACCGCCCGCGCGGGCGGGGGCGGTCAGCTGAACGAGCCGCCGCACGCGCAGGCCGAGCCCGCGTTCGGGTTGTCGATCGTGAAGCCCTGCTTCTCGATCGTGTCGGCGAAGTCGATCGTCGCCCCCTCGAGGTACGGCACGCTCATGCGGTCCACGACGACCTCGACACCGTCGTAGTCGCGGGTCGCGTCGCCGTCGAGCAGACGCTCGTCGAAGTACAGCTGGTAGATCAGGCCGGAGCACCCGCCGGGCTGCACGGCCACGCGCAGGCGCAGGTCGTCACGGCCCTCCTGCTCGAGCAGGCTGCGCACCTTGTCGGCAGCCACGTCGGTCAGCTGGACGCCGTGCGTCGTGGTGGTGGTCTCGCTCATGTCACTCCCGAGTTCGCCGGTCACGGTCCTCGACGATCCAGCAACACCGCCGGCGGGGCCGTTGTTCCCCACCAGCGTACGCGCGCGCACGGGGTGCCCCGCGGGACGCGGTCACGGTGCGGGGGACCAGGTCCGGGCGACCCGCGCGGCACGGACGGCGAGCGTGGTGGCGGGGTCGGCCAGGGCGCGGGCGACGGCCTCGGGGCCCTCGGCCACGGCATAGGCGGCGGCGACGCCCGCGGCGGCCAGCTCGCGACGGCCGACGGTGACCTCGCCCGAGACGACCACCGTCGGCACCGCCTGCGGCAGCGCCCGCGCCGCGACCTCGGCGACGACCTTGCCGTGCAGCGACTGCCAGTCGGTGCGCCCCTCCCCCGTGACGACGAGGTCGTGCGCGGCGACCCGCCCGGCGAGCCCGACGGCGTCGGCCACCAGCGCGGCGCCCGGCAGCAGGCGCGCGCCCAGCAGCGCGAGCGCGAAGCCGAGCCCCCCGGCGGCGCCCGCGCCCGGCAGACCCGCGAGCCGTGCGGCGGCCGAGCGTCCCCGCGGCCGGTCCGACGAGCCGCCCAGCAGGTCGGGCCGCACGTCGGCGCCCGCGGCGGCGGCGGCCGCGTGCGCGAACGCGCCCAGCGCCCGTTCGAGGTCCTGCGCCTGCTGCGGCGAGGCGCCCTTCTGCTCCGAGAACCCGGCCGAGGCGCCGTGCAGCCCCAGCAGCGGCACGTCGACGTCCACCGCGGCGACCAGGTCCAGGTGGCGCAGGGCGGCGCGCAGCGGGCCCAGCCACGCGAGGTCCAGCGCCGGGACGTCCGCGAGCGCGAGCCCGCCGTGCGCGAGCACCGCCGCACCGGGCGGGACGAGGCCGGGGACCAGGGCCCGCCCGAGCGCCAGGAGCATGCCGGCGCCGGCGTCGTTGGTCGCGGACCCGCCGAGCCCGACGACGACCCGGGTGGCGCCGGCCGCCACGGAGGCGGCCACGAGCTCGCCGACGCCCGTGGTCGTGGTCCGGGTGGGGTCGCGGCGGTCGGCGGGCACGAGCGCCAGGCCCGCGGCCTGCGCGGACTCCACCCACGCGCCCGACCCGGCGCGCAGCACCACGGCGGGTGCGGGCCGGCCGAGCGGGTCGGTGACGGTCGCGGGGACGAGGTCGCCGCCGAGCGACGCGTGCAGGGTGGCGACGAAGCCGGGCCCGCCGTCGGCGAGGGGGCAGGTGGTGACCGTGTCGTGGGGGGCGCCCTCGAGCCAGCCCGCACGCAGGGCGTCCGCCGCCCGGGCGGCGGTGAGGCGGTCGCCGAAGGAGTCGGGGGCGAGGAGGACGCGCACGCCCCGATCGTGGCACGCGCGCAGGCGGCCGACGTCACGGGGCCGACGTGCGACGCTGTGCGAGGATCTTCCCTGTGAGCGTCTCCACGTCCGCACCGGGCCCCGCCTCCCCCGCCGGCTTCGCCGAGCCCGCGCCGTCGGCGCTGCTGCTGCTCGGGCGGGGCGTCGACCTGGCCTCCGAGCGGGGCGTCGAGTGCGTCGGCGACCTGCCGGCCGCGTCGGACCCGGACCTGGTCGAGCGTGCACGCGTGGCGCGGGCGGCGCTGGGCGACCGGGCGTTCGTGCTGGGGCACCACTACCAGCGCGACGAGGTCATCGCGTTCGCCGACGTCACGGGCGACTCGTTCAAGCTCGCGCGCGAGGCGGCCGCGCGGCCCGACGCCGAGCACGTCGTGTTCTGCGGCGTGCACTTCATGGCGGAGTCCGCGGACATCCTCACCTCGGACGCCCAGCAGGTCGTGCTGCCGGACCTGGCCGCGGGCTGCTCGATGGCGGACATGGCGGCGATCGACCAGGTCGAGGACGCGTGGGACGTGCTCGTCGACGCGGGCGTCGCGCAGGACACCGTGCCCGTCACGTACATGAACTCGACCGCGGCGATCAAGGCCTTCACGGGTCGGCACGGCGGGACGGTGTGCACGTCGTCCAACGCGCACGTGGCGCTGCGGTGGGCCTTCGACCGGGTCGGGGGCGTCGGCGGCCGCGGCAAGGTGCTGTTCATGCCCGACCAGCACCTGGGGCGCAACACGGCCGTCCTCGGCCTGGGGCTGAGCCTGGACGACTGCGTCGTGTACGACCCGCGGCGGCCCGGCGGCGGGCTGACGACCCAGCAGCTGCGGGACGCGCGGATGATCCTGTGGCGCGGTCACTGCTCGGTGCACGGGCGGTTCTCGGCCCGCAACGTCGAGCAGGTGCGCGAGCGGGTCCCGGGCGTGAACGTGCTGGTGCACCCCGAGTGCACGCACGACGTCGTCACGGCGGCCGACATGGTCGGCTCGACGGAGTACATCATCAAGGCCCTCGACGCGGCCGAGCCCGGCTCGTCGTGGGCGGTCGGCACCGAGCTGAACCTCGTGCGGCGGCTCGCGGCGGCGCACCCCGAGCTGACGGTGCACTACCTGGACAGCACGGTGTGCTTCTGCTCGACGATGAACCGCATCGACCTGCCGCACCTGGTGTGGACGCTCGAGCAGCTCGTCGCCGGTCGTGTGCCGAACCGGATCGTGGTGGACCCGGACGACGCGCACTGGGCCCGCGTGGCCCTGGACCAGATGCTGGCCCTGCCGGGGCACTGACGGGGGAACCGGAGCGCGACCGGGGCGTGCCGGCGCGCAGGAGGGGGACGACGATGTCCACGCAGGCACCGCTGCGGATCGGCGTGCTGGTGTTCGACGACGCCGAAGAGCTCGACGTCGTTGGCCCGTTCGAGGTGCTCGCGTCGTGGGCGGCGCACAGCGCGCTGCACCCGGAGGTCGTGACGTTCTCGCCCGACGGCAGCGGGGTGCGGTGCGCGAAGGGCCTGTCCCTGGTGCCGGACACCGCCGCCGCCGACGTCGGTCCCCTGCACGTGCTGGTCCACCCGGGCGGGCGCGGCACACGCCGGCTCATGGTCGACGCGGAGCACCTGGCGTGGGTCCGGGCGATGCGGGCGACCACGCCCCTGATGACGAGCGTGTGCACGGGCGCGCTGGTGTACGCGGCGGCAGGGCTGCTCGCGGGGCGGCCCGCCACGACGCACCACGGCGCCGTCGACGAGCTCGTGCAGGCCGACCCGAGCGTGCTGGTCGACACCGAGGCCCGGTTCGTCGACGACGGGGACGTCGTGACGTCCGCGGGGGTGTCGGCGGGCATCGACATGGCGCTGCACCTCGTGGCGCGCCTGGAGTCGGTCGAGGCCGCGCGGGCGACGCGCCGCGGCATCCAGTACGACCCCGCCCCGCCCGTCTGACGCTGCGGCGGCCCGCTAGCCTCGGCGCCGTGACGCGCGCCCTCCACCTCGCCCTGGCCACCCTGCGACCCCGCCGCCCGGTCCCCGGGCAGCACGTCCTCGACCCGTCGGTGACGCGCCTGCGTGTGCGGCCCGGGGACCTCGACCTGTACCGGCACGTCAACAACGGCGTGTACCTGCAGATGATGGACGTCGCGCGCAGCAACTTCCTCGCGGACCTCGGGGCGACCCAGCTGCTGGCGGCGCGCGGCTGGTACCCCGTCGTGGCCGCGTCGACCATGACCTACCGCCGGTCGCTCACGCTGGGCCAGCGCTTCGAGATCACCACCCGTGTGCTCGGCTGGGACCCCCGGGTGGTGTTCCTGGAGCAGGTGTTCACGCGCGGCGGCGAGCACGTGGCGCGCGGGTGGGTCGCCGGGCGGTTCCTGTCCCGCGACGGCGGGCGGGTGCCCGCACCGGACGTCGTCGCGGTGCTGGAGCACGCACCCGCGACCAGCCCGGAGCTGCCGGCCGAGGTCGCCGCGTGGGCGGCCGCGGTGGACGTCGCCCACCGCTGACCGGCCCCGGCCGACCGTCGGCCGGTGCGGCGGGTCAGCACGTCGCCGCGACCGCCTCCAGCAGGAGCGCCTCGGCGAGGACGACCTTCTCCAGCTCGCCCAGGTGCACGGACTCGTCGGCACCGTGGGCGCGCGAGTCGGGGTCCTCGACGCCCGTGACGAGGATCGCGGCCCCGGGGAGCTCCTCGAGCAGGTCGCTGATGAACGGGATCGACCCGCCGATGCCGATGTCGACCGGGTCGGTGCCCCACGCCTGGGCGAACGCCCAGCGTGCGGAGCGCATCGCGGGCGAGTCGGCGGGCGCCTGGAACGGCCGGCCCTGCTCGCCCTCGGTGACCGTGACCCGCGCCCCGAAGGGGGCGTGGCCCTCCAGGTGCGCGCGCACGGCCGCCATCGCGGCGGCGGGGTCCTGCCCGGGTGCCACCCGCACGGAGAGCTTGGCCGTGGCGCTCGGGGCGATCGTGTTGGAGGCGCTGGCGGTGCGCGGGGCGTCGAAGCCGATCACGGAGATCGCCGGCCGGGTCCACATCCGCGCGGTCAGCGGCCCCGTGCCGGCGAGGCGGACGCCGGGCAGCACGCCCGCGTCGGCGCGCAGGTCGGCCTCGTCGAGGTCGACCGCCGGGTCGGGCGCGTGCACGAGCCCGGCCACGGCGACGTCGCCGTGCTCGTCGTGCAGGGTGGCGACCAGCCGGGCGAGGAGCGTCGGCGCGTCCAGCACCGGACCGCCGAACATGCCCGAGTGCACGGCGTGGTCGAGCACCGCGACCTCGACGGTGAGGTCGACCAGCCCGCGCAGCGACGTCGTCAGGCCGGGCACCCCGACCTTCCAGTTGGAGGAGTCGGCGACGACGATGACGTCGGCGGCGAGCAGGTCGCGGTGGGTGCGCAGGAAGTCGACGAAGGTCGGCGAGCCGATCTCCTCCTCGCCCTCGACGAACACCGTCACGCCGACGCCGAGCTCGTCGCCGAGCGCGCGCAGCGCGCCGAGGTGCGCGACGACGCCGGCCTTGTCGTCGGCGGCGCCGCGCCCGAAGAGCCGCTCGCCGCGGGCCGTGGGCTCGAAGGGGGCGCTGGACCAGGAGGCGTCGTCGCCCGGCGGCTGGACGTCGTGGTGGGCGTACAGCAGCACGGTGGGCGCTCCCGCGGGCGCGGGCCGGCGGGCCACGACGGCCGGCGCCCCGACCCGCCCGTCCGCACCGGTGACCCGCAGCACCTGCACGTCGGGCATCCCGGCGCCCGTGAGCAGCGCCGCGACCGCGTCGGCGGAGGCCTGCACGTGCGCCTGGTCGAACTCCGGGTTCGACACCGACGGGATCCGCACGAGGTCCTCGAGGTCGGCGCGCACGCCGGGGAACAGGTCGCGGACCCGGGTGCGCAGCTCCTCGACGCGGCCGGGGGCGAGGGCGGGCGGGACGGGCGCGGGGTGCGGGGCGGAGGTCACGGCCGATCACCGTACTCGACTACCCTGGACCCGTGTTCGGACGCAGCAAGACCACCCAGACCACCGACGCCCCGGTGGAGGAGTCCTCGACCCCCGGTGCCGCCGGCCAGGGCAAGGGACGTCCGACGCCTTCGCGCAAGGAGGCCGAGGCCCGCAACCGCCGGCCCCTGGTGCCGACCGACCGCCGCGCCGCGGCCCGCGAGGAGCGGGCCCGTGCCCGGGCCCAGCGCGAGCTGGAGTACCAGGCCATGCGCACCGGCGACGAGCGTCACATGCCGCCTCGGGACCGCGGGCCGGTGCGCCGGTTCATCCGCGACCACGTCGACTCGCGGTGGAACCTCGGCGAGCTGTTCCTGCCGCTCGCCGCGG is a genomic window containing:
- a CDS encoding superoxide dismutase; this translates as MADYTLPDLPYDYAALEPHISGRIMELHHDKHHAAYVAGANAALEKLAEARESGDFATVNLQEKNLAFNLGGHVNHSVFWQNLSPEGGDRPTGELAAAIDEFFGSFEGFQKHFAANALGIQGSGWSILGWDSVGQKLAIFQLYDQQSNYPLGLVPIVVLDMWEHAFYLDYVNVKADYVKAWWNIVSWADAAERFARARTQTAGLIVPA
- a CDS encoding cytochrome c oxidase subunit 4; its protein translation is MKIEAKLFLYGILFFFPVGLIYGLWSDGEPVGTVGIPLVGGLVGMIGGYFALLARRIDPRPEDDELGDIEQGAGNQGVFSPWSWWPLVIALAASIAFVALAVGWWLMAPATALGAIGLVGWVFEYSRGQHAH
- the ctaD gene encoding aa3-type cytochrome oxidase subunit I, which codes for MAAHTEVIPGLAPQRQTLGRTIVKWMTSTDHKTIGYMYLITSFVWFAIGGILALLIRAELFAPGVDIFQSKEQYNQAFTMHGTIMLLLFATPLFAGFANIIMPLQIGAPDVAFPRLNMFAYWLYLFGGLIAAAGFLTPQGAASFGWFAYAPLSSTVYSPGVGGDLWVFGLALGGFGTILGAVNFITTIVTMRAPGMTMFRMPIFTWNTLVTSLLVLMAFPPLAAALFALGADRRLGAQVFNPDNGGALLWQHLFWFFGHPEVYIIALPFFGIVTEILPVFSRKPVFGYKGLVYATIAIAALSVTVWAHHMYVTGAVLLPFFSFMTMLIAVPTGVKFFNWIGTMWRGKITFETPMLWTIGFLVTFLFGGLTGVILSSPALDFHLSDTYFVVAHFHYVVFGTVVFAMFAGFYFWWPKFTGRMLDERLGKIHFWVLFFGFHTTFLVQHWLGVIGMPRRYVDYSPADGFTWMNQLSTIGSVVLAASTLPFLWNVYITWRKAPKVTVDDPWGYGASLEWATSCPPPRHNFTSLPRIRSERPAFDLHHPEVAAMDHVEPDPGPFDWEAQRTGEVSEANRRVENGTGEQEQSTTTIADDRPEDRPEDQR
- the ctaC gene encoding aa3-type cytochrome oxidase subunit II, whose translation is MHPDSPRRTRRAVAAAVLVTVAALVLSGCSDVVQRGWLPGYSDQEVTDQTGRVVSLWVGSWIAALAVGAITWGLILWCVAVYRKRKDDDTLPVQLRYHVPLEVMYVILPIVMVGVLFYYTNRDTMALTDTSAEPDVNIQVIGKQWSWDFNYLDEDVYETGQHAQDIGSDESVLGEQVTLYLPVDERVEFTVDSRDVIHSFWVPAFLFKMDMIPGHTNTFQVTPTREGSYVGKCAELCGEEHSAMLFNVEVVSREEYDAHMQELRDQGQTGALGLEYSRQQDLNDVAEVED
- a CDS encoding cysteine desulfurase family protein, which codes for MSDAPPPPRTVLDVAGHAPLRPGARQALLEAVEQGWADPRRLFAEARRARMLLDGAREAVAGVLGVRTSEVDLAPSHTAALHSAVRTVARGRRRVGTDVVVSAVERASVHAAAAHATAAHGGQVRTVGVDGSGRVDLDAFTRALQGPVALAALQHANGEVGTLQPVEAAHDAARAAGVPLLVDAGASVGHVAVGPCGDLVAADAGDWGGPAGVGVLVTRTGVRRSPDGPEDEDRWFPGGTWVPLALAAAVALQEAEAGRADADAHRRALVARVRDHVAAHVPDVEVVGDAVDRLPHVVTFSCLFVDGEALVTRLDQEGIGVGSGSACTSSALEPSHVLAAMGVLTHGNVRLSLPVDVRAGDVDRFLDVLPRAVADVRSTLGAQGL
- a CDS encoding sulfurtransferase TusA family protein; amino-acid sequence: MTPAGTDTDAPVVVDARGLRCPLPVVRAAAAARDRPGGTVLTVLATDPAAALDLPAWARMRGHALLDVREPGPGRAAWEVDVRLAAPPSP
- the erpA gene encoding iron-sulfur cluster insertion protein ErpA, whose translation is MSETTTTTHGVQLTDVAADKVRSLLEQEGRDDLRLRVAVQPGGCSGLIYQLYFDERLLDGDATRDYDGVEVVVDRMSVPYLEGATIDFADTIEKQGFTIDNPNAGSACACGGSFS
- a CDS encoding glycerate kinase family protein; this encodes MRVLLAPDSFGDRLTAARAADALRAGWLEGAPHDTVTTCPLADGGPGFVATLHASLGGDLVPATVTDPLGRPAPAVVLRAGSGAWVESAQAAGLALVPADRRDPTRTTTTGVGELVAASVAAGATRVVVGLGGSATNDAGAGMLLALGRALVPGLVPPGAAVLAHGGLALADVPALDLAWLGPLRAALRHLDLVAAVDVDVPLLGLHGASAGFSEQKGASPQQAQDLERALGAFAHAAAAAAGADVRPDLLGGSSDRPRGRSAAARLAGLPGAGAAGGLGFALALLGARLLPGAALVADAVGLAGRVAAHDLVVTGEGRTDWQSLHGKVVAEVAARALPQAVPTVVVSGEVTVGRRELAAAGVAAAYAVAEGPEAVARALADPATTLAVRAARVARTWSPAP
- the nadA gene encoding quinolinate synthase NadA, with protein sequence MSVSTSAPGPASPAGFAEPAPSALLLLGRGVDLASERGVECVGDLPAASDPDLVERARVARAALGDRAFVLGHHYQRDEVIAFADVTGDSFKLAREAAARPDAEHVVFCGVHFMAESADILTSDAQQVVLPDLAAGCSMADMAAIDQVEDAWDVLVDAGVAQDTVPVTYMNSTAAIKAFTGRHGGTVCTSSNAHVALRWAFDRVGGVGGRGKVLFMPDQHLGRNTAVLGLGLSLDDCVVYDPRRPGGGLTTQQLRDARMILWRGHCSVHGRFSARNVEQVRERVPGVNVLVHPECTHDVVTAADMVGSTEYIIKALDAAEPGSSWAVGTELNLVRRLAAAHPELTVHYLDSTVCFCSTMNRIDLPHLVWTLEQLVAGRVPNRIVVDPDDAHWARVALDQMLALPGH
- a CDS encoding DJ-1/PfpI family protein — its product is MSTQAPLRIGVLVFDDAEELDVVGPFEVLASWAAHSALHPEVVTFSPDGSGVRCAKGLSLVPDTAAADVGPLHVLVHPGGRGTRRLMVDAEHLAWVRAMRATTPLMTSVCTGALVYAAAGLLAGRPATTHHGAVDELVQADPSVLVDTEARFVDDGDVVTSAGVSAGIDMALHLVARLESVEAARATRRGIQYDPAPPV
- a CDS encoding acyl-CoA thioesterase; amino-acid sequence: MTRALHLALATLRPRRPVPGQHVLDPSVTRLRVRPGDLDLYRHVNNGVYLQMMDVARSNFLADLGATQLLAARGWYPVVAASTMTYRRSLTLGQRFEITTRVLGWDPRVVFLEQVFTRGGEHVARGWVAGRFLSRDGGRVPAPDVVAVLEHAPATSPELPAEVAAWAAAVDVAHR